Proteins encoded within one genomic window of Micromonospora halotolerans:
- a CDS encoding DUF2267 domain-containing protein, whose amino-acid sequence MRFPRFVEAVSRRAELPTGQAATISRAVLQTLAERITATESADLAAQLPDEVGSYLVAPGDGGTTGGGVAFLYRVAERAGVDPAVAEVGARAVLATLRETVTVGEFQDLVAQLPKGFDAMVDPIPRPPYDV is encoded by the coding sequence GTGCGGTTTCCCCGATTCGTCGAGGCGGTGTCCCGGCGCGCCGAGCTGCCCACCGGTCAGGCCGCCACGATCTCGCGGGCGGTGTTGCAGACCCTCGCCGAGCGGATCACCGCCACCGAGTCGGCGGACCTGGCCGCGCAGCTGCCGGACGAGGTCGGCAGCTATCTCGTCGCGCCGGGCGACGGCGGCACGACGGGCGGCGGGGTCGCCTTCCTGTACCGGGTCGCGGAGCGGGCCGGAGTGGACCCGGCGGTGGCCGAGGTGGGCGCCCGTGCGGTGCTCGCCACCCTGCGGGAGACGGTCACGGTCGGCGAGTTCCAGGATCTCGTGGCGCAGCTCCCCAAGGGATTCGACGCGATGGTCGACCCGATCCCGCGGCCACCGTACGATGTGTAG
- a CDS encoding NUDIX hydrolase, with amino-acid sequence MPEIDKVAWIRIEDGRVLSTRSRGRDVWYLPGGKREAGETDLATLVREIAEELAVAVVPESAVPVGVFTAQAHGHGAGTLVRMTCYAADYRGTLRPASEIAELAWLGYANRSRVSPVDQLIFDHFRALGALR; translated from the coding sequence GTGCCCGAGATCGACAAGGTCGCCTGGATCCGGATCGAGGACGGCCGGGTGCTGAGCACCCGGTCCCGGGGCAGGGACGTCTGGTACCTGCCCGGCGGCAAGCGGGAAGCCGGTGAGACCGACCTGGCGACCCTGGTCCGGGAGATCGCCGAGGAGCTGGCCGTGGCCGTCGTGCCGGAGTCCGCCGTGCCGGTCGGTGTCTTCACCGCGCAGGCCCACGGCCACGGCGCCGGCACGCTGGTCCGGATGACCTGCTACGCCGCCGACTACCGAGGCACGCTGCGGCCGGCGAGCGAGATCGCGGAGCTGGCCTGGCTCGGCTACGCCAACCGGTCCCGGGTCTCCCCGGTCGACCAGCTCATCTTCGACCACTTCCGGGCTCTCGGCGCGCTGCGCTGA
- a CDS encoding AMP-binding protein: MIINRFGEVAARHGERPALLGETHEVAYAGLAGMAGGHAAALVAAGVRPGDRIALLTPHGAPTVAALLGALAAGCAYVPLDPGFPVDRLRHMLAAAGVTALACAAEHRELARDLADGRTVVPLDRVSPAPLRPVPVDPDALAYVLFTSGSTGVPKAVGQTHRNLAHVADNQIAALAIGPSDRLSLLASFSFDAAIPDLYPALLTGAAVVPVDLRRQGLAHAVAQLDRHRATVLHCTPTVYRYLLDALGDRRLDAVRVVLLGGEQATYADALRGRDRFAPDCRLVNGYGATEMTFVARHVLPLSTVESSSTGPLPIGTAFPGYQVDLAPDTGELVVRSRHLAPGYLNQDSDRFTVDAAGVRSYRTGDLGRRLPDGELVCLGRLDRQVKVRGHRVELTEIEAVLAAQPGVAGVRAIARDGELLAYARPAGDRTDPAALRAALAAALPGYALPRAVVLLDEFPLTVTGKVDERALPDPPAEAPAGAAPTTDTERAVHDIWCAVLGRPAVGRTDSFFDVGGQSLLLGQVQQRLADAFGVRLPLLRLFDHPTVAAQAALLDAPPEAVRAPVLPAPAAPAAAARDYTGDEIAVVGLAGRFPGAPDVATFWWNLCTGVDSIHEHTDEELAALGVGPGLRADPRHVRAVGRLDGVADFDAEFFSFAADEAARTDPQHRLFLETAWEAMEDAGHDPERFPGLVGVYAATSANRYFLFHLMDNPAVVGDVDPDDWEARLIGRQFTDHLPGQVAYRLGLTGPALAVQSACSSSLVAVCLAAQSLADYQCDLALAGGVTVTWPRHRHVPGGLASPDGRCRAFDEGANGSGFGSGSGVVALRRLADAQADGDRIYAVLPGWAVTNDGADRAGFAVPGPAGQAAAVANALATAEVAPGEVGLVEGHGSGTPLGDAIEVAALHEVYAGAAPAESCALGSVKTNIGHLDAAAGIAGLIKAVLAVRHGVIPPNLHFTRPHPEIDLSAGPFYVPTKARDWPEGPRRVAGVSAFGLGGTNAHVVVEQPPPADPADPPGDGPWLLPVSARTPAALRAALARLRAHLGGDAPALPEVAATLALGRRAFAHRAAVVAADLAGALAGLDTLLDTGARIAGEGGPLRDLAADWVAGRDVDWDALHPEGTVRRTGLPTYPFQRRRYWIDPVQKGPR; the protein is encoded by the coding sequence ATGATCATCAATCGTTTCGGCGAGGTCGCAGCGCGTCACGGTGAACGTCCGGCCCTGCTCGGTGAGACCCACGAGGTCGCTTACGCCGGGTTGGCCGGGATGGCCGGGGGACACGCCGCCGCGCTCGTCGCCGCCGGCGTCCGACCCGGTGACCGCATCGCCCTGCTCACCCCGCACGGCGCTCCGACCGTCGCGGCGCTGCTCGGCGCTCTCGCCGCGGGATGCGCGTACGTGCCGCTGGACCCGGGCTTCCCGGTCGACCGGCTGCGCCACATGCTCGCCGCCGCCGGGGTCACCGCCCTCGCCTGCGCCGCCGAGCACCGCGAGCTGGCCCGGGACCTCGCCGACGGGCGGACCGTCGTACCGCTGGACCGGGTGTCGCCGGCCCCGCTGCGGCCCGTGCCGGTCGACCCGGACGCGCTGGCGTACGTGCTGTTCACCTCGGGGTCCACCGGGGTGCCGAAGGCCGTCGGGCAGACGCACCGCAACCTGGCGCACGTCGCCGACAACCAGATCGCCGCGCTGGCGATCGGCCCGAGCGACCGGCTCAGCCTGCTCGCCTCGTTCAGCTTCGACGCCGCCATCCCCGACCTCTACCCGGCGCTGCTCACCGGCGCCGCGGTGGTCCCGGTCGACCTGCGCCGGCAGGGGCTCGCCCACGCCGTCGCCCAGCTCGACCGGCACCGGGCCACCGTGCTGCACTGCACGCCCACCGTCTACCGCTACCTGCTGGACGCCCTCGGCGACCGGCGCCTCGACGCGGTCCGGGTGGTGCTGCTCGGCGGCGAGCAGGCCACCTACGCGGACGCCCTCCGCGGCCGGGACCGGTTCGCACCGGACTGCCGGCTGGTCAACGGCTACGGCGCCACCGAGATGACCTTCGTGGCCCGGCACGTGCTGCCGCTGTCCACCGTGGAGTCATCCTCCACCGGCCCGTTGCCGATCGGCACCGCGTTCCCCGGCTACCAGGTCGACCTCGCCCCGGACACCGGCGAGCTGGTGGTCCGCAGCCGGCACCTCGCGCCCGGCTACCTCAACCAGGACAGCGACCGGTTCACCGTGGACGCTGCCGGGGTGCGGTCGTACCGCACCGGCGACCTCGGCCGGCGGCTGCCCGACGGCGAGCTGGTCTGCCTCGGCCGGCTCGACCGGCAGGTCAAGGTGCGCGGCCACCGCGTCGAGCTGACCGAGATCGAGGCGGTGCTGGCCGCCCAGCCCGGCGTGGCCGGCGTGCGCGCCATCGCCCGCGACGGCGAGCTGCTGGCGTACGCCCGCCCGGCCGGCGACCGCACCGACCCGGCCGCGCTGCGCGCCGCGCTCGCCGCCGCGCTGCCCGGCTACGCGCTGCCCCGCGCCGTCGTGCTGCTCGACGAGTTCCCGCTCACCGTCACCGGCAAGGTCGACGAGCGGGCGCTGCCCGACCCGCCGGCCGAGGCGCCGGCCGGCGCCGCGCCCACCACCGACACCGAGCGGGCCGTGCACGACATCTGGTGCGCCGTGCTCGGCCGCCCGGCGGTCGGCCGCACCGACAGCTTCTTCGACGTCGGCGGGCAGTCCCTGCTGCTGGGTCAGGTGCAGCAGCGGCTCGCCGACGCGTTCGGCGTGCGGCTGCCCCTGCTGCGCCTCTTCGACCACCCGACCGTGGCGGCCCAGGCGGCGCTGCTCGACGCCCCGCCCGAGGCGGTCCGCGCCCCGGTGCTGCCCGCGCCCGCCGCCCCGGCCGCCGCGGCCCGCGACTACACCGGCGACGAGATCGCGGTGGTCGGCCTCGCCGGCCGCTTCCCCGGCGCGCCGGACGTGGCCACCTTCTGGTGGAACCTGTGCACCGGCGTCGACTCGATCCACGAGCACACCGACGAGGAGCTGGCCGCGCTCGGCGTCGGGCCGGGCCTGCGCGCCGACCCCCGGCACGTGCGGGCCGTCGGCCGGCTCGACGGGGTCGCCGACTTCGACGCCGAGTTCTTCTCCTTCGCCGCCGACGAGGCGGCCCGGACCGACCCGCAGCACCGGCTCTTCCTGGAGACCGCCTGGGAGGCCATGGAGGACGCCGGGCACGACCCGGAACGCTTTCCCGGCCTGGTCGGGGTCTACGCGGCCACCTCCGCCAACCGGTACTTCCTGTTCCACCTCATGGACAACCCGGCCGTGGTCGGCGACGTCGACCCGGATGACTGGGAGGCCCGGCTGATCGGCCGGCAGTTCACCGACCACCTGCCCGGGCAGGTCGCCTACCGGCTCGGGCTCACCGGGCCCGCCCTGGCCGTGCAGAGCGCCTGCTCCAGCTCACTGGTCGCGGTCTGCCTGGCCGCGCAGAGCCTGGCCGACTACCAGTGCGACCTCGCCCTGGCCGGCGGGGTGACCGTCACCTGGCCCCGGCACCGGCACGTCCCGGGCGGGCTGGCCTCGCCGGACGGCCGGTGCCGCGCCTTCGACGAGGGCGCCAACGGCTCCGGCTTCGGCTCCGGCAGCGGGGTGGTCGCGCTGCGCCGGCTGGCCGACGCGCAGGCCGACGGCGACCGGATCTACGCCGTCCTGCCCGGCTGGGCGGTCACCAACGACGGCGCCGACCGGGCCGGCTTCGCCGTGCCCGGCCCGGCCGGGCAGGCCGCCGCGGTGGCCAACGCGCTGGCCACCGCCGAGGTCGCCCCCGGCGAGGTCGGCCTCGTGGAGGGGCACGGCAGCGGCACGCCGCTCGGTGACGCCATCGAGGTCGCCGCGCTGCACGAGGTGTACGCGGGGGCCGCACCCGCCGAGAGCTGCGCGCTCGGGTCGGTGAAGACCAACATCGGCCACCTCGACGCGGCCGCCGGGATCGCCGGGCTGATCAAGGCGGTGCTCGCCGTGCGGCACGGGGTGATCCCGCCGAACCTCCACTTCACCCGCCCGCACCCGGAGATCGACCTGTCCGCCGGCCCGTTCTACGTGCCCACCAAGGCCCGCGACTGGCCCGAGGGGCCGCGCCGGGTGGCCGGGGTCAGCGCCTTCGGCCTCGGCGGCACCAACGCGCACGTCGTCGTGGAGCAGCCGCCGCCGGCCGACCCGGCCGACCCGCCCGGCGACGGGCCGTGGCTGCTGCCGGTGTCGGCGCGTACCCCGGCGGCGTTGCGGGCCGCGCTGGCCCGGCTGCGGGCCCACCTGGGCGGCGACGCCCCGGCGTTGCCCGAGGTGGCCGCCACCCTGGCGCTCGGCCGGCGGGCCTTCGCCCACCGGGCCGCGGTCGTCGCCGCCGACCTGGCCGGCGCGCTGGCCGGGCTGGACACGCTGCTGGACACCGGCGCCCGGATCGCGGGCGAGGGTGGCCCGCTGCGCGACCTGGCCGCCGACTGGGTCGCCGGGCGGGACGTCGACTGGGACGCCCTGCACCCCGAGGGCACGGTCCGGCGCACCGGCCTGCCCACCTATCCGTTCCAGCGCCGGCGGTACTGGATCGACCCCGTCCAGAAAGGTCCGCGGTGA
- a CDS encoding molybdopterin-containing oxidoreductase family protein, with protein sequence MARTTHPGACPLDCPDTCVWQLTVSDGRAVALRGDREHPFTRGALCGKVNRYLDAVNGPDRLTTPYVRTGPKGAGRVAYRPASWAEAVDRVAAGLRASIERDGPESVLPYYFAGTMGHVQGWTMGQRLFAYLGASRLDTTICTGAARAALRSIYGGSVGFEPESIVAAKLIVLWGANPLATNLHLWPFVQQARERGAYLVTIDPLRTDTAARSDEHVAPLPGTDAALALGLMRHVRDAGATDEEWLAAHTVGWPELAARLDEWPVERAAAECGLPVEVVRRLGDRIATTRPTAVRVGLGLQRHHGAGQAIRAICALPLVTGDFRYPGGGALVSTSGHHPIDEGPVVRPPGMPAPPARSVNMSRLATVLTGEADPPVTSLVVFNANPAATAPDQNRLLAGLRRADLFTVVLEQRWTDTCDYADVVLPATMQPEHLDLHSSYGHHYTTLNLPVTRAPGEALPNTEIFRRIAAALGIDHPRFSDSDEDLARQLLTGTPVSFEELRERTYARATGVPVGAAPFAAGGFPTPDGRARLHDPGLARLGVDPLPGHTPPVEAADPELARRFPLVLIAPAGRFLMNSTFASLPWHARRTGPPRVHLHPDDAAARGLADGDAVRVRNDRGAFLAAAAVDGATRPGLAFTYKAYWARLSPGRATVNAVTAVRDTDLGEAPTFHDCRVEVEPVPAELLIPEPPADAAAVPAPAAPADPAPVPAG encoded by the coding sequence ATGGCCCGCACCACCCATCCCGGCGCCTGCCCGCTGGACTGTCCCGACACCTGCGTCTGGCAGCTCACGGTCTCCGACGGCCGGGCCGTCGCGCTCCGCGGCGACCGCGAGCACCCGTTCACCCGGGGCGCGCTCTGCGGCAAGGTCAACCGCTACCTCGACGCGGTCAACGGCCCGGACCGGCTGACCACCCCCTACGTGCGCACCGGCCCGAAGGGCGCCGGGCGGGTCGCGTACCGGCCGGCGAGCTGGGCGGAGGCGGTCGACCGGGTGGCCGCCGGGCTGCGCGCGAGCATCGAACGGGACGGCCCGGAGTCCGTGCTGCCCTACTACTTCGCCGGCACCATGGGCCACGTGCAGGGCTGGACGATGGGCCAGCGGCTCTTCGCGTACCTGGGTGCGTCGCGGCTGGACACCACCATCTGCACGGGCGCGGCCCGCGCGGCGCTGCGCTCGATCTACGGGGGCTCGGTCGGCTTCGAGCCGGAGTCGATCGTGGCGGCGAAGCTCATCGTGCTCTGGGGCGCCAACCCGCTCGCCACCAACCTGCACCTGTGGCCGTTCGTGCAGCAGGCCCGGGAGCGCGGCGCGTACCTGGTCACCATCGACCCGCTGCGCACCGACACCGCGGCCCGCAGCGACGAGCACGTCGCCCCGCTGCCCGGCACCGACGCGGCGCTCGCGCTCGGGCTCATGCGGCACGTACGCGACGCCGGCGCGACCGACGAGGAGTGGCTGGCCGCGCACACCGTCGGCTGGCCCGAGCTGGCCGCCCGGCTCGACGAGTGGCCGGTGGAGCGGGCCGCCGCCGAGTGCGGCCTGCCCGTCGAGGTGGTCCGCCGGCTCGGCGACCGGATCGCCACCACCCGACCCACCGCCGTCCGGGTCGGGCTGGGCCTGCAACGGCACCACGGCGCCGGCCAGGCGATCCGGGCGATCTGCGCGCTGCCGCTGGTCACCGGCGACTTCCGGTACCCGGGCGGCGGCGCCCTGGTGTCGACCAGCGGGCACCACCCGATCGACGAGGGCCCGGTGGTCCGGCCGCCCGGCATGCCGGCCCCGCCCGCCCGGTCGGTGAACATGAGCCGGCTGGCGACCGTGCTCACCGGGGAGGCCGACCCGCCGGTGACCTCGCTGGTGGTGTTCAACGCCAACCCGGCCGCCACGGCCCCGGACCAGAACCGGCTCCTCGCCGGCCTGCGTCGCGCCGACCTGTTCACCGTGGTGCTGGAGCAGCGCTGGACCGACACCTGCGACTACGCCGACGTGGTGCTGCCGGCCACCATGCAGCCGGAGCACCTCGACCTGCACTCCTCCTACGGCCACCACTACACGACGTTGAACCTGCCGGTCACCCGGGCGCCGGGCGAGGCCCTGCCGAACACCGAGATCTTCCGGCGGATCGCCGCCGCGCTCGGCATCGACCACCCCCGGTTCTCCGACAGCGACGAGGACCTGGCCCGGCAGCTGCTGACCGGCACGCCGGTCAGCTTCGAGGAGCTGCGCGAGCGGACGTACGCCCGGGCCACCGGGGTGCCGGTGGGCGCCGCCCCGTTCGCCGCCGGCGGTTTCCCCACCCCGGACGGCCGGGCCCGGCTGCACGACCCGGGGCTGGCCCGGCTCGGGGTGGACCCGCTACCCGGACACACCCCGCCCGTGGAGGCGGCCGACCCCGAGCTGGCCCGCCGGTTCCCGCTGGTGCTGATCGCCCCGGCGGGCCGGTTCCTGATGAACTCCACCTTCGCGTCGCTGCCCTGGCACGCGCGGCGGACCGGCCCGCCCCGGGTGCACCTGCACCCGGACGACGCGGCGGCGCGCGGCCTCGCCGACGGCGACGCGGTGCGGGTGCGCAACGACCGGGGCGCGTTCCTCGCGGCGGCCGCCGTCGACGGGGCGACCCGGCCGGGGCTGGCGTTCACGTACAAGGCGTACTGGGCGCGGCTGAGCCCGGGCCGGGCCACCGTCAACGCGGTCACCGCCGTGCGCGACACCGACCTGGGCGAGGCGCCGACGTTCCACGACTGCCGGGTCGAGGTCGAGCCGGTGCCGGCCGAGCTGCTGATCCCCGAGCCGCCCGCCGACGCGGCGGCCGTGCCGGCGCCCGCCGCACCCGCCGACCCGGCGCCGGTGCCGGCCGGCTGA
- a CDS encoding MGH1-like glycoside hydrolase domain-containing protein has translation MSAPGGAARVRPGGPGPGDAERAARLRRLALATLDANWEHDHTVPSRTLYPHQWSWDSAFIAVGLAHVRPDRAWRELRTLFTAQWADGRVPHIVFNPALRVGAYFPGPEFWDSARADGAPAAATSGIVQPPVHAPAAWLVHRRAPSEASVAALRWLYPRLVAQQRYLTGRRDVGGGGLAAVVHPWESGLDNSPAWDVPLAAVPADEAVLRAYRRHDTAHADAAHRPTDLDYARYVALVDAYRAGRYRDEGLLDRHPFLVECPLVNAALGVSEQALARIATVVGADPGPHRDRAARITQALVDRLYDPVTGTFRPRDVRADRLVPARTVLGLMPLILPDLPAHQVRAVLAEACSPRFGLAARMDRPLPTHDRTAPDFEPLRYWRGPSWVNTGWLLWRGLRAHDRPDLAAGLRESLLDLVDGAGCHEYFHPDTGAGLGSPAFSWTAALVLDALAEG, from the coding sequence ATGAGCGCCCCCGGTGGGGCGGCCCGGGTGCGGCCCGGCGGTCCCGGTCCCGGCGACGCCGAGCGGGCCGCCCGGCTGCGGCGGCTCGCGCTGGCCACGCTGGACGCCAACTGGGAGCACGACCACACCGTGCCCTCCCGCACCCTCTATCCGCACCAGTGGAGCTGGGACTCGGCGTTCATCGCGGTCGGGCTGGCGCACGTCCGCCCGGACCGGGCCTGGCGGGAGTTGCGCACCCTGTTCACCGCGCAGTGGGCCGACGGGCGGGTGCCGCACATCGTGTTCAACCCGGCGCTGCGGGTCGGCGCGTACTTCCCCGGGCCCGAGTTCTGGGACTCGGCCCGGGCCGACGGCGCCCCGGCGGCGGCCACCTCGGGCATCGTCCAGCCGCCGGTGCACGCCCCGGCCGCCTGGCTGGTGCACCGCCGCGCCCCCTCCGAGGCGTCGGTGGCCGCGTTGCGCTGGCTCTATCCGCGGCTGGTCGCCCAGCAGCGCTACCTGACCGGCCGGCGGGACGTCGGCGGGGGCGGGCTGGCCGCCGTCGTGCACCCGTGGGAGTCCGGCCTGGACAACAGCCCCGCCTGGGACGTCCCGCTGGCCGCCGTGCCCGCCGACGAGGCGGTGCTGCGGGCGTACCGCCGGCACGACACCGCGCACGCCGACGCGGCGCACCGCCCCACCGACCTGGACTACGCACGCTACGTGGCGCTCGTGGACGCCTACCGGGCCGGCCGCTACCGGGACGAGGGGCTGCTCGACCGGCACCCGTTCCTGGTGGAGTGCCCGCTGGTCAACGCGGCGCTCGGCGTCTCCGAGCAGGCCCTGGCCCGCATCGCCACCGTGGTGGGCGCCGACCCCGGGCCGCACCGGGACCGCGCGGCGCGGATCACGCAGGCCCTGGTCGACCGGCTCTACGACCCGGTGACCGGCACCTTCCGCCCGCGCGACGTCCGGGCCGACCGGCTCGTCCCGGCCCGCACGGTGCTCGGGCTCATGCCGCTGATCCTGCCCGACCTGCCGGCCCACCAGGTGCGGGCGGTGCTCGCCGAGGCGTGCTCGCCCCGGTTCGGTCTGGCCGCCCGGATGGACCGCCCGCTGCCCACCCACGACCGAACCGCGCCGGACTTCGAACCGCTGCGCTACTGGCGCGGCCCGAGCTGGGTCAACACCGGCTGGCTGCTGTGGCGGGGGCTGCGCGCCCACGACCGCCCCGACCTGGCCGCCGGGCTGCGCGAGTCCCTGCTGGACCTCGTCGACGGGGCCGGCTGCCACGAGTACTTCCACCCGGACACCGGGGCCGGGCTCGGCTCACCGGCGTTCAGCTGGACCGCCGCGCTCGTGCTGGACGCCCTCGCCGAGGGCTGA
- a CDS encoding sugar phosphate isomerase/epimerase family protein — MTIPLACQEQLLPGAGLSEKYALAVSLGYQGIELRGRGDLALARRLPELRRARAEGVVMPTVCVEMDHFIGDFDPARSRDAVRNLRSQLSVIAELGGIGAMTPAAWGMFSRRLPPFEPPRPPEGDRRVLVDALGELGEHARAEGVTLFLEPLNRYEDHMVNRLDDAVALCRAVGLPSVRVVADTYHMNIEEDDACAALRAAAPYLGHVQVSDSNRHQPGAGHLDWSALLATLDAIGYPGWLALECRLRGEPVAALRQAATVLAQARPRRAAA; from the coding sequence ATGACCATCCCCCTGGCCTGCCAGGAGCAGTTGCTCCCCGGCGCCGGCCTGTCCGAGAAGTACGCCCTCGCCGTCTCCCTCGGCTACCAGGGCATCGAGCTGCGCGGCCGGGGCGACCTGGCCCTGGCCCGGCGGCTGCCGGAGCTGCGCCGCGCCCGCGCCGAGGGCGTGGTCATGCCGACCGTCTGCGTCGAGATGGACCACTTCATCGGCGACTTCGACCCCGCGCGCTCCCGGGACGCGGTCCGCAACCTGCGCTCCCAGCTCTCCGTCATCGCGGAGCTCGGCGGGATCGGCGCCATGACCCCGGCCGCCTGGGGGATGTTCTCCCGCCGGCTGCCGCCGTTCGAGCCGCCCCGCCCGCCCGAGGGCGACCGGCGGGTGCTCGTCGACGCCCTGGGCGAGCTGGGCGAGCACGCCCGCGCCGAGGGGGTCACCCTCTTCCTGGAACCCCTCAACCGGTACGAGGACCACATGGTCAACCGGCTCGACGACGCGGTCGCCCTGTGCCGTGCCGTCGGGCTGCCCTCGGTCCGGGTGGTCGCCGACACCTACCACATGAACATCGAGGAGGACGACGCCTGCGCGGCGCTGCGCGCGGCCGCGCCGTACCTCGGGCACGTGCAGGTCAGCGACTCCAACCGGCACCAGCCGGGGGCCGGGCACCTGGACTGGTCGGCGCTGCTGGCCACCCTGGACGCGATCGGCTATCCCGGCTGGCTGGCGCTGGAGTGCCGGCTGCGCGGCGAGCCCGTCGCCGCCCTGCGCCAGGCCGCCACCGTCCTCGCCCAGGCCCGGCCGCGGCGGGCGGCGGCGTGA
- a CDS encoding zinc-dependent alcohol dehydrogenase encodes MANWVVSLAGPRRVSLEPCPPDPLGPGQVRVRTCYSGISAGTELTLYRGSNPRLNKDWDDATRMFVPRQAAPAYPVVGFGYEEVGEVVEVAPDVADRRPGQVVWGIWGHRAEAVLAAGAVTPLAPGLDPLAAVFARPGAIALTAVLAGDLHLGDWVGVFGQGVIGLLGTRLAVLSGARVVAVDRVPDRLAHATRLGARRVVDATVDSAAAALHAATGGRGADVCLELSGSYPALHEAIRATTHAGRVVAAGFYQGYAHGLGLGEEFHHNRIQLVAAQISGPAPAPGTAGRWTGTRIAHTFMDLVAEGSVDPLPLVSHVVDAGAVADALALLDRGDGDVLQVVLRFP; translated from the coding sequence ATGGCCAACTGGGTTGTCTCTCTGGCCGGGCCCCGGCGGGTGAGCCTGGAGCCCTGCCCCCCGGACCCGCTCGGCCCGGGCCAGGTCCGCGTCCGCACCTGCTACTCCGGGATCTCCGCCGGCACCGAGCTGACCCTCTACCGGGGCAGCAATCCCCGGCTCAACAAGGACTGGGACGACGCCACCCGGATGTTCGTGCCCCGGCAGGCCGCGCCCGCGTACCCGGTGGTGGGCTTCGGCTACGAGGAGGTCGGCGAGGTCGTCGAGGTCGCGCCCGACGTCGCCGACCGCCGGCCCGGGCAGGTCGTCTGGGGCATCTGGGGGCACCGCGCCGAGGCCGTGCTCGCCGCCGGCGCGGTCACCCCGCTCGCCCCCGGGCTCGACCCCCTGGCCGCCGTCTTCGCCCGCCCCGGCGCCATCGCGCTCACCGCCGTGCTCGCCGGTGACCTGCACCTCGGCGACTGGGTGGGTGTCTTCGGCCAGGGGGTGATCGGCCTGCTCGGCACCCGGCTCGCCGTCCTCTCCGGAGCCCGGGTGGTGGCCGTCGACCGGGTACCGGACCGGCTCGCCCATGCCACCCGGCTCGGCGCCCGCCGGGTGGTCGACGCCACCGTCGACTCCGCCGCCGCCGCGCTGCACGCGGCCACCGGCGGCCGCGGCGCGGACGTCTGTCTCGAACTGTCCGGGTCGTACCCGGCGCTGCACGAGGCCATCCGCGCCACCACCCACGCCGGCCGCGTCGTGGCCGCCGGCTTCTACCAGGGGTACGCCCACGGGTTGGGGCTCGGCGAGGAGTTCCACCACAACCGGATCCAGCTGGTGGCGGCCCAGATCTCCGGGCCCGCCCCCGCACCCGGCACGGCCGGCCGGTGGACCGGGACCCGGATCGCCCACACCTTCATGGACCTGGTGGCCGAGGGCAGCGTCGACCCGCTGCCGCTGGTGAGCCACGTCGTCGACGCGGGCGCGGTGGCCGACGCGCTCGCGTTGCTCGACCGCGGTGACGGTGACGTCCTCCAAGTGGTGCTGAGGTTCCCATGA